The sequence below is a genomic window from Serratia nevei.
CGGAGGCGTTGTCGTCGACGCCCTGCAGCGTCAGGCCGCCGAGGTTGTTATCCAGATCTTCGTCGCTCTGCGGCGTGTAGGTGTCGAAGTGGGCGACGATCACTATCTGTTTCGGGTTGTCGCCGTTGCGGGCGGCGATCACCGAGCTGGCGGTGACGTTGTTCCAGTTCTTCTTGCCGTCTTTGCTGGTGTAGAGGTAGCGCGTGTTGACGCTGCGAATGTCGCTTTGGTAACCCATCTTGGCGAACTGCTGCTTCAGGTAGTCGGCGGTGAGCAATTCGGCCGGGCTGCCCGCCATGCGGCCGGGGAAGTAAGTGGCGATGTGGCGGGTCTGTTCGGCGGCGAAACGGCCCATTGGCGCGTCTTTTGCGGGCTGTGCGGCACAAACGCTGAAGACGCCGCCGAGTGCGAGGGCCAGCAGGCTGGTCTTCAGGTAAAAACGGGAAAACATACCGAAAAATCCTTCTTTGCTATCGGCGCTGCCGATCATTTTTCTGCGGCACCCAGTATGAGACGCCGGGCGGCATTACACAATTTCCCCGTCTCTTAATTTTCGCGCGAATGCGCAAACCGCCGTGCGATTATCACCGTTTGCCTCTGGCGTTGCGGCCTATATTCCATAAAGGAACTAATCATTCCTTTTCGTCATTTCAGAGGCTAAATCTCAGCCCGTATAGTCACACTATCTTTCTGTTATATGAAAAGGCTGTTGTGGACTATCTACCAATATTCGCCGATCTGAAACAACGTCCGGTGCTGGTCGTTGGCGGCGGTGACGTGGCTGCGCGCAAAGTCGATCTGCTTCAGCGCGCCGGGGCTGAAATACGGATAGTTGCGCAGTCGCTCTCACCGGAACTGGAACAACAACGTCAGCGAGGGCAACTGCTCTGGCTGGGGAAAACCTTTGACCCGCCGCAGCTGGACGACGTGTTTCTGGCGATCGCCGCCACGGACGACAACGCGCTGAACGCCGCGGTGTTTGCCGAAGCGGATAAACGCCGGGTGTTAGCCAACGTGGTGGACGACCAGCCGCGCTGCTCGTTCATCTTCCCGTCGATCATCGATCGCTCGCCGCTGGTGGTGGCCGTATCGTCCAGCGGCCAGGCGCCGGTGCTGGCGCGGTTGCTGCGCGAAAAGCTGGAGGCGCTGCTGCCCGCCAGTTTGGGGCAGATGGCGCAGGTGGCGGGCCGCTGGCGCGGCCAGGTCAAACAGCGGCTGGCCTCGATCGGCGAGCGTCGCCGTTTCTGGGAGAAAACCTTCGGCGGCCGTTTCGCCACGCTGGTGGCCAACGGCCAGACGGCGCAGGCGGAGCGGCAGCTTGAGCAGGATTTGCAAAGCTTCGCCGCAGGCGATGAAGGCGTGCAGGGTGAGATAGCCTTGGTGGGCGCCGGGCCGGGCGACGTGGGGCTGTTGACCCTGCGCGGGCTGCAGGTGATGCAGCAGGCGGACGTGGTGCTGTATGACCATCTGGTCAGCGGCGAGATCCTCGATCTGGTGCGCCGCGACGCCGAGCGCATCTGCGTGGGCAAGCGCGCCGGCGCGCACTCGGTGATCCAGGAAGAGACCAACCGGCTGTTGGTGGAGCTGGCGCAGCAGGGCAAACGCGTGGTGCGCCTCAAGGGCGGCGACCCGTTCATTTTTGGCCGGGGCGGCGAAGAGCTGCAGGTAGCCGCCGCCGCCGGCATTCCGTTCCAGGTGGTGCCGGGCGTCACGGCCGCCGCGGGGGCGACCGCCTACGCCGGCATTCCGCTGACGCACCGCGACCACGCGCAGAGCGTGACCTTTATCACCGGCCACTGCCGCCCCGACGGCGATGGCCTGGACTGGGCCGATCTGGCCCGGGCGCGGCAGACGCTGGCTATCTACATGGGCACCATGAAGGCGGCGGACATCAGCCAACGCCTGATCGCCCACGGCCGCGCTGCCGATACGCCGGTGGCGGTGATCAGTCGCGGCACGCGCGCCGATCAGCAGGTGCAGATCGGCACGCTGGATCAACTGGAACATCTGGCCCAACGGGCGCCGCTGCCGGCGCTGCTGGTGATTGGCGAAGTGGTGGAACTGCACCATCAAATCGCCTGGTTCGGGCATCAATCGCAGACGGAAGGGGCCGCGCGCCCGGCCGTCGTGAATTTGGCAT
It includes:
- the cysG gene encoding siroheme synthase CysG; translated protein: MDYLPIFADLKQRPVLVVGGGDVAARKVDLLQRAGAEIRIVAQSLSPELEQQRQRGQLLWLGKTFDPPQLDDVFLAIAATDDNALNAAVFAEADKRRVLANVVDDQPRCSFIFPSIIDRSPLVVAVSSSGQAPVLARLLREKLEALLPASLGQMAQVAGRWRGQVKQRLASIGERRRFWEKTFGGRFATLVANGQTAQAERQLEQDLQSFAAGDEGVQGEIALVGAGPGDVGLLTLRGLQVMQQADVVLYDHLVSGEILDLVRRDAERICVGKRAGAHSVIQEETNRLLVELAQQGKRVVRLKGGDPFIFGRGGEELQVAAAAGIPFQVVPGVTAAAGATAYAGIPLTHRDHAQSVTFITGHCRPDGDGLDWADLARARQTLAIYMGTMKAADISQRLIAHGRAADTPVAVISRGTRADQQVQIGTLDQLEHLAQRAPLPALLVIGEVVELHHQIAWFGHQSQTEGAARPAVVNLA